A window of the Bufo gargarizans isolate SCDJY-AF-19 chromosome 1, ASM1485885v1, whole genome shotgun sequence genome harbors these coding sequences:
- the CCL28 gene encoding C-C motif chemokine 28 isoform X1, producing MNMTAVRLAAALLCLLYASEAFSFSSTRCCTQLGENISKTFLKKVKSYEIQKRDGTCHLQAVLLHLKHRTLCISPKNKRVQQWIVTQHKKSSVTQEPTKKYTQEPTKKYTQEPTKKYTGRKKKRRGNSKNKKKKMKDRKKKRI from the exons ATGAACATGACTGCTGTGCGGCTGGCAGCTGCGCTCCTCTGTCTGCTGTATGCCTCCGAGG CATTTTCTTTTTCAAGTACAAGATGTTGCACCCAACTGGGAGAAAACATTTCGAAAACTTTTCTGAAGAAAGTGAAGAGTTATGAAATTCAGAAACGGGACGGTACTTGTCACCTCCAAGCTGTGCT CCTGCACTTGAAACATAGGACGCTATGCATTAGTCCTAAGAATAAGCGGGTACAGCAGTGGATCGTAACTCAGCATAAGAAAAGTTCTGTCACTCAGGAACCCACCAAGAAGTACACTCAGGAACCCACCAAGAAGTACACTCAGGAACCCACCAAGAAGTAcacaggcagaaaaaaaaaaagacgaggcAATTCAAagaacaagaagaaaaagatgaaggacagaaagaaaaaacggattTAA
- the CCL28 gene encoding C-C motif chemokine 28 isoform X2, with protein sequence MDWEGQTCTRTALGEKWDFALLQWNEHDCCAAGSCAPLSAVCLRGTRCCTQLGENISKTFLKKVKSYEIQKRDGTCHLQAVLLHLKHRTLCISPKNKRVQQWIVTQHKKSSVTQEPTKKYTQEPTKKYTQEPTKKYTGRKKKRRGNSKNKKKKMKDRKKKRI encoded by the exons ATGGACTGGGAGGGACAGACCTGTACGCGTACAGCGCTGGGAGAAAAGTGGGACTTTGCTCTTCTTCAGTGGAATGAACATGACTGCTGTGCGGCTGGCAGCTGCGCTCCTCTGTCTGCTGTATGCCTCCGAGG TACAAGATGTTGCACCCAACTGGGAGAAAACATTTCGAAAACTTTTCTGAAGAAAGTGAAGAGTTATGAAATTCAGAAACGGGACGGTACTTGTCACCTCCAAGCTGTGCT CCTGCACTTGAAACATAGGACGCTATGCATTAGTCCTAAGAATAAGCGGGTACAGCAGTGGATCGTAACTCAGCATAAGAAAAGTTCTGTCACTCAGGAACCCACCAAGAAGTACACTCAGGAACCCACCAAGAAGTACACTCAGGAACCCACCAAGAAGTAcacaggcagaaaaaaaaaaagacgaggcAATTCAAagaacaagaagaaaaagatgaaggacagaaagaaaaaacggattTAA